Proteins from a genomic interval of Crassostrea angulata isolate pt1a10 chromosome 7, ASM2561291v2, whole genome shotgun sequence:
- the LOC128191532 gene encoding N-acetylneuraminate 9-O-acetyltransferase-like isoform X2 — MADNNRGGSSTNEITYYLNIENAKILAFCIVCGFVMYHGVLHLKYGNDSCKWLLSDGRFPGYNTWQPYGCMMHKYSKVHTRRCMHYIYYWGEQNHITFLGDSRIRQLYFEFVNLLSLHRIDDHKAHQNLYFEDKKISVKAEFLWHPMVNSSMYDVYKNWLMADKSSRPNLLITGSGTWSIKEFNASVEAVKNFELNLTMILPYILKLKDSTQIIWMLQDPVDESKLYPNRSMINNQQVDAYNKVAIDILGGSEAKLWSSSRLVAQGIHDNAVLDGLHISKSALELDLQMLLNMYCNDHMNHNDGTCCRVPDSITSIQIITAAFFLVCLLSAIAMFLYRRRIRRNGSKARAADNGIRNGRSYVTSTEKTWPDTLYEIMLCLAKLGLIMAYTFLCDRTNFFMKENKYYTHVNFLLPFAYLMILGFFFTENTDQTKVLHRDQTDEWKGWMQLVIMIYHLTGASKVLPIYMHIRVLVSAYLFLTGYGHFSYFWNKSDFSVQRYCQVMFRLNFLVVVLCFVMNRPYQFYYFVPLVSFWFTVVYLTMAIWPRISDASCEASNLHYLYMIIKFIILTTVITLFFMSEVLFEKVFLMRPIKALFVRSDDSLHEWRFRWTLDRYSVVYGMVFAFGYHLLLKKGIIADNHTKSLFSTGVSLSLTILSFIGLGSYAIFSFLCKNKTECNDTHSYLVALPLISYVTVRNVLGWVRTRYSSFFAWFGKISLELFIAQYHIWLAADTYGVLVLMPTYPVLNVILTSFIFICASHEISKITGILTNYLVPKEGKALLRNAIIFFMVMFPLSISKGVLTF; from the exons ATGGCCGACAACAATCGAGGAGGGTCGTCTACTAACGAAATTACTTATTATTTAAACATCGAGAATGCCAAAATCTTAGCTTTTTGTATTGTTTGTGGGTTTGTTATGTATCATGGCGTACTACATCTTAAATACG GTAATGACTCTTGTAAATGGTTGTTAAGTGATGGGCGTTTTCCTGGGTATAATACATGGCAGCCCTATGGATGTATGATGCACAAGTACTCCAAAGT ACACACCAGGCGGTGTATGCACTACATATACTACTGGGGGGAGCAGAACCACATCACGTTCCTCGGAGATTCTCGCATAAGACAGCTGTACTTTGAATTTGTGAACCTTCTTAGTCTGCACAGAATCGACGACCATAAAGCTCATCAAAATCTTTATTTTGAGGACAAGAAAATCAGTGTCAAAGCT GAGTTTTTGTGGCATCCCATGGTGAATTCTTCCATGTATGATGTGTATAAGAACTGGCTGATGGCAGATAAAAGTTCCCGGCCCAATCTCCTGATTACAGGCAGTGGAACT TGGAGTATCAAGGAGTTTAATGCATCAGTGGAGGCAGTGAAAAACTTCGAAT tgAACCTCACCATGATTCTTCCATATATCTTGAAGTTAAAAGATAGTACTCAGATTATCTGGATGTTGCAAG ATCCAGTGGATGAATCCAAGCTCTACCCAAATCGTTCCATGATCAACAATCAGCAGGTAGACGCCTACAACAAGGTGGCCATTGATATTCT TGGTGGCAGTGAGGCTAAGCTGTGGAGCTCCTCCCGACTGGTCGCCCAGGGTATCCATGACAACGCGGTCCTGGATGGGCTCCACATCTCCAAGAGTGCCCTAGAACTT GACCTACAGATGCTGTTGAACATGTACTGTAATGACCACATGAACCACAATGATGGAACATGCTGTCGTGTTCCGGATTCCATCACCTCCATACAGATCATCACTGCCGCTTTCTTCTTAGTCTG TTTGCTGTCAGCTATTGCCATGTTTCTGTACAGAAGGAGGATTCGACGCAATGGTAGCAAAGCCAGGGCAG CTGACAACGGCATCCGTAATGGAAGATCCTACGTCACATCAACAGAGAAAACCTGGCCCGACACTCTGTATGAGATCATGCTTTGTCTGGCCAAGCTAGGGCTGATCATGGCGTACACATTCTTGTGTGACAG AACCAATTTCTTTATGAAAGAGAACAAATACTACACACATGTTAATTTCCTGCTGCCATTTGCCTACCTGATGATTCTTGGCTTCTTCTTCACAGAAAATACAGACCAG ACTAAAGTCTTGCATCGAGACCAGACAGATGAATGGAAGGGCTGGATGCAGCTTGTCATAATGATCTACCACCTGACAGGGGCCAGCAAG GTGTTACCTATCTACATGCATATTCGGGTGCTGGTCTCGGCCTACCTGTTCTTGACAGGTTACGGGCATTTCTCCTACTTCTGGAACAAATCCGATTTCAGTGTACAAAGATACTGCCAG GTGATGTTCCGGTTGAATTTCCTGGTTGTGGTGCTGTGCTTCGTGATGAACCGGCCGTACCAGTTCTATTACTTTGTGCCACTGGTTTCCTTCTGGTTCACAGTGGTTTACCTAACCATGGCCATCTGGCCGAGAATATCTGATGCTTCTTGTGAAG CTAGCAACCTTCACTATCTGTACATGATAATCAAGTTCATCATTCTTACCACTGTGATCACCCTCTTCTTCATGTCAGAG GTTCTGTTTGAAAAGGTGTTTTTGATGAGGCCGATCAAGGCACTGTTTGTCCGCTCCGACGATTCTTTACACGAGTGGAGGTTCAGATGGACATTAGATAGATAT agtGTGGTGTATGGGATGGTATTTGCCTTTGGCTATCATCTGTTGCTGAAGAAAGGGATTATAGCAGACAACCACACCAAATCCCTGTTCTCCACCGGCGTCTCCTTGTCCCTTACCATCCTCAGCTTCATAGGATTAGGG AGTTATGCCATATTTTCATTCCTGTGTAAGAATAAGACGGAGTGTAATGATACCCATTCTTATCTAGTAGCTCTACCG TTGATCTCCTATGTCACAGTCAGAAATGTCTTGGGCTGGGTGAGGACCAGATATAGCTCATTCTTCGCCTGGTTTGGCAAAATATCTCTCGAG CTGTTTATTGCCCAGTACCATATATGGCTGGCTGCCGACACATACGGAGTTCTAGTCCTAATGCCAACGTACCCTGTCTTAAATGTGATCTTGACTTCCTTCATATTTATCTGTGCTAGCCACGAAATCTCCAAAATTACCGGAATCCTTACCAATTACTTAGTGCCAAAAGAAGGGAAAGCACTCCTGCGGAACGCTATTATATTTTTCATGGTTATGTTTCCCCTTTCCATTTCGAAAGGTGTTCTaacattttaa
- the LOC128191532 gene encoding N-acetylneuraminate 9-O-acetyltransferase-like isoform X1 has translation MADNNRGGSSTNEITYYLNIENAKILAFCIVCGFVMYHGVLHLKYGNDSCKWLLSDGRFPGYNTWQPYGCMMHKYSKVHTRRCMHYIYYWGEQNHITFLGDSRIRQLYFEFVNLLSLHRIDDHKAHQNLYFEDKKISVKAEFLWHPMVNSSMYDVYKNWLMADKSSRPNLLITGSGTWSIKEFNASVEAVKNFELNLTMILPYILKLKDSTQIIWMLQDPVDESKLYPNRSMINNQQVDAYNKVAIDILGGSEAKLWSSSRLVAQGIHDNAVLDGLHISKSALELDLQMLLNMYCNDHMNHNDGTCCRVPDSITSIQIITAAFFLVCLLSAIAMFLYRRRIRRNGSKARAADNGIRNGRSYVTSTEKTWPDTLYEIMLCLAKLGLIMAYTFLCDRTNFFMKENKYYTHVNFLLPFAYLMILGFFFTENTDQTKVLHRDQTDEWKGWMQLVIMIYHLTGASKVLPIYMHIRVLVSAYLFLTGYGHFSYFWNKSDFSVQRYCQTSCNVRCCGWYDFRYYAEVMFRLNFLVVVLCFVMNRPYQFYYFVPLVSFWFTVVYLTMAIWPRISDASCEASNLHYLYMIIKFIILTTVITLFFMSEVLFEKVFLMRPIKALFVRSDDSLHEWRFRWTLDRYSVVYGMVFAFGYHLLLKKGIIADNHTKSLFSTGVSLSLTILSFIGLGSYAIFSFLCKNKTECNDTHSYLVALPLISYVTVRNVLGWVRTRYSSFFAWFGKISLELFIAQYHIWLAADTYGVLVLMPTYPVLNVILTSFIFICASHEISKITGILTNYLVPKEGKALLRNAIIFFMVMFPLSISKGVLTF, from the exons ATGGCCGACAACAATCGAGGAGGGTCGTCTACTAACGAAATTACTTATTATTTAAACATCGAGAATGCCAAAATCTTAGCTTTTTGTATTGTTTGTGGGTTTGTTATGTATCATGGCGTACTACATCTTAAATACG GTAATGACTCTTGTAAATGGTTGTTAAGTGATGGGCGTTTTCCTGGGTATAATACATGGCAGCCCTATGGATGTATGATGCACAAGTACTCCAAAGT ACACACCAGGCGGTGTATGCACTACATATACTACTGGGGGGAGCAGAACCACATCACGTTCCTCGGAGATTCTCGCATAAGACAGCTGTACTTTGAATTTGTGAACCTTCTTAGTCTGCACAGAATCGACGACCATAAAGCTCATCAAAATCTTTATTTTGAGGACAAGAAAATCAGTGTCAAAGCT GAGTTTTTGTGGCATCCCATGGTGAATTCTTCCATGTATGATGTGTATAAGAACTGGCTGATGGCAGATAAAAGTTCCCGGCCCAATCTCCTGATTACAGGCAGTGGAACT TGGAGTATCAAGGAGTTTAATGCATCAGTGGAGGCAGTGAAAAACTTCGAAT tgAACCTCACCATGATTCTTCCATATATCTTGAAGTTAAAAGATAGTACTCAGATTATCTGGATGTTGCAAG ATCCAGTGGATGAATCCAAGCTCTACCCAAATCGTTCCATGATCAACAATCAGCAGGTAGACGCCTACAACAAGGTGGCCATTGATATTCT TGGTGGCAGTGAGGCTAAGCTGTGGAGCTCCTCCCGACTGGTCGCCCAGGGTATCCATGACAACGCGGTCCTGGATGGGCTCCACATCTCCAAGAGTGCCCTAGAACTT GACCTACAGATGCTGTTGAACATGTACTGTAATGACCACATGAACCACAATGATGGAACATGCTGTCGTGTTCCGGATTCCATCACCTCCATACAGATCATCACTGCCGCTTTCTTCTTAGTCTG TTTGCTGTCAGCTATTGCCATGTTTCTGTACAGAAGGAGGATTCGACGCAATGGTAGCAAAGCCAGGGCAG CTGACAACGGCATCCGTAATGGAAGATCCTACGTCACATCAACAGAGAAAACCTGGCCCGACACTCTGTATGAGATCATGCTTTGTCTGGCCAAGCTAGGGCTGATCATGGCGTACACATTCTTGTGTGACAG AACCAATTTCTTTATGAAAGAGAACAAATACTACACACATGTTAATTTCCTGCTGCCATTTGCCTACCTGATGATTCTTGGCTTCTTCTTCACAGAAAATACAGACCAG ACTAAAGTCTTGCATCGAGACCAGACAGATGAATGGAAGGGCTGGATGCAGCTTGTCATAATGATCTACCACCTGACAGGGGCCAGCAAG GTGTTACCTATCTACATGCATATTCGGGTGCTGGTCTCGGCCTACCTGTTCTTGACAGGTTACGGGCATTTCTCCTACTTCTGGAACAAATCCGATTTCAGTGTACAAAGATACTGCCAG ACAAGTTGTAATGTGCGATGTTGTGGCTGGTATGACTTCCGATATTATGCTGAA GTGATGTTCCGGTTGAATTTCCTGGTTGTGGTGCTGTGCTTCGTGATGAACCGGCCGTACCAGTTCTATTACTTTGTGCCACTGGTTTCCTTCTGGTTCACAGTGGTTTACCTAACCATGGCCATCTGGCCGAGAATATCTGATGCTTCTTGTGAAG CTAGCAACCTTCACTATCTGTACATGATAATCAAGTTCATCATTCTTACCACTGTGATCACCCTCTTCTTCATGTCAGAG GTTCTGTTTGAAAAGGTGTTTTTGATGAGGCCGATCAAGGCACTGTTTGTCCGCTCCGACGATTCTTTACACGAGTGGAGGTTCAGATGGACATTAGATAGATAT agtGTGGTGTATGGGATGGTATTTGCCTTTGGCTATCATCTGTTGCTGAAGAAAGGGATTATAGCAGACAACCACACCAAATCCCTGTTCTCCACCGGCGTCTCCTTGTCCCTTACCATCCTCAGCTTCATAGGATTAGGG AGTTATGCCATATTTTCATTCCTGTGTAAGAATAAGACGGAGTGTAATGATACCCATTCTTATCTAGTAGCTCTACCG TTGATCTCCTATGTCACAGTCAGAAATGTCTTGGGCTGGGTGAGGACCAGATATAGCTCATTCTTCGCCTGGTTTGGCAAAATATCTCTCGAG CTGTTTATTGCCCAGTACCATATATGGCTGGCTGCCGACACATACGGAGTTCTAGTCCTAATGCCAACGTACCCTGTCTTAAATGTGATCTTGACTTCCTTCATATTTATCTGTGCTAGCCACGAAATCTCCAAAATTACCGGAATCCTTACCAATTACTTAGTGCCAAAAGAAGGGAAAGCACTCCTGCGGAACGCTATTATATTTTTCATGGTTATGTTTCCCCTTTCCATTTCGAAAGGTGTTCTaacattttaa